One stretch of Bradyrhizobium canariense DNA includes these proteins:
- a CDS encoding NAD(P)-dependent oxidoreductase: MNEYMASPTGAEKARYSEANPFRILIENSRSLMPVFIVRPDQYEPALARHPDVAKCITTTWSFDRENYSGPAAEADAMISYRFPKDTLKADAPKLKFLQVLGAGVDYLLPLDWVPKGVTVLTNSGAHVPKAAQSALMSLLMVNAQVPALMTSHRNREWNRIFTSTLDGKTLLIVGVGQIGGGAAAHAKAFGMKVVGIRRSGAAHPAVDEMHPPEALHSLLPRADIVLVNTALTSETRFLFGEKEFSLMRKGAGFINMSRGGLVDPAALDRALRTVHLSGAVIDVTFPEPPPSDWPYWETPNLVITPHVQSDDIDAYVPRTLDIFFGNLRRYFAGQPLANVVDLVREY; this comes from the coding sequence GTGAACGAGTACATGGCATCGCCGACGGGAGCAGAGAAAGCGCGGTATTCGGAAGCCAATCCCTTCCGGATCCTCATCGAGAATTCGCGCTCGCTGATGCCGGTCTTCATCGTTCGTCCGGATCAGTACGAGCCGGCGCTCGCGCGTCATCCGGACGTTGCGAAATGCATCACGACGACCTGGAGCTTCGATCGCGAAAACTACAGCGGACCGGCCGCCGAAGCCGACGCGATGATCAGTTATCGCTTCCCCAAGGATACGCTGAAGGCGGACGCGCCGAAGCTGAAATTTCTCCAGGTGCTCGGCGCCGGCGTCGACTATCTTCTGCCCCTCGACTGGGTCCCGAAGGGCGTTACCGTACTCACCAACAGCGGCGCGCACGTGCCGAAGGCGGCGCAATCGGCGCTGATGAGCCTCCTCATGGTCAATGCGCAAGTCCCGGCGCTCATGACCAGCCATCGCAATCGCGAATGGAACCGCATCTTCACGAGCACGCTCGACGGCAAGACGCTGCTGATCGTCGGCGTCGGTCAGATCGGCGGTGGCGCAGCTGCACATGCGAAGGCCTTCGGCATGAAGGTGGTCGGCATTCGGCGAAGCGGCGCTGCGCATCCGGCGGTGGATGAGATGCATCCGCCGGAAGCTCTGCACTCGCTCTTGCCGCGTGCGGATATCGTGCTGGTTAACACGGCGCTCACCTCCGAGACTCGCTTCCTTTTCGGCGAGAAGGAGTTCTCGTTGATGCGCAAGGGAGCCGGCTTTATCAATATGTCGCGCGGAGGTCTCGTCGATCCTGCCGCCCTCGACAGGGCCCTGCGCACCGTCCATCTGAGCGGAGCGGTCATCGACGTTACCTTCCCCGAACCGCCGCCCTCCGACTGGCCGTATTGGGAGACACCCAATCTCGTCATCACGCCGCACGTTCAATCTGATGACATCGACGCCTATGTGCCGCGGACGCTGGACATTTTCTTCGGCAACCTGCGCCGATATTTCGCAGGTCAGCCACTCGCGAACGTCGTCGATCTTGTGAGGGAGTATTGA
- a CDS encoding RidA family protein — MTVHTAPSIANSSGTEARVHGFLYPESGPSAAWRVSSKEGEGSRFGRLMWIAGQYDGDGHGGIQNPGRVAVQVDAAMAKIGRAVETLGGRAADVVKLLVFHTVSDADGEDELLRRIRSCVRSDVPPVISLVALPRLWLPDMAVLIKAVAIDNADGKAPRRPGHPTGHWAWPRGGEFSHGLRCGEFVFVGAQSAKDGRGAIVHDGGIVSQAKLTISNISEVLDTLGCDLDDVVKLNTWYLGQGTDADWRRAAEVRSNAFRFPGPGATGVPVPRAYPDGAMIRQECIALRGADGRLPRALSWPLGHWDWPIRVSFQQGIKVGRLIVLGGQYSMNEKGLVVDDGNMSLQTDNTMEFIRRILDGFGARMQDLVEVTGFYKFSASNGTPLAGRKFSPQMPPVTEVPLGTMGLEGVTLEVEGFAIAPE, encoded by the coding sequence ATGACCGTACACACGGCGCCCTCGATTGCAAATTCGTCAGGGACCGAGGCGCGGGTGCACGGATTTCTCTACCCTGAAAGCGGCCCGTCCGCGGCCTGGCGGGTGTCGAGCAAGGAAGGCGAGGGTTCGCGTTTCGGCCGCCTGATGTGGATCGCAGGACAGTACGACGGCGATGGGCACGGAGGCATCCAAAATCCGGGCCGGGTCGCGGTGCAGGTGGACGCCGCGATGGCCAAGATCGGGCGGGCCGTGGAGACGCTTGGAGGTCGTGCTGCCGATGTCGTCAAGCTTCTCGTGTTCCATACCGTAAGCGACGCCGACGGTGAGGACGAGCTGCTTCGCCGCATTCGCTCTTGCGTAAGGAGCGACGTGCCGCCGGTGATTTCGCTGGTGGCGCTGCCGCGACTTTGGCTACCGGACATGGCTGTTCTCATCAAGGCGGTCGCGATCGACAATGCGGACGGCAAGGCGCCGCGCCGCCCGGGGCATCCCACCGGCCATTGGGCATGGCCGCGAGGCGGCGAATTCAGCCACGGGCTGCGCTGCGGCGAGTTCGTGTTCGTTGGTGCGCAATCCGCGAAGGATGGTCGCGGCGCGATCGTTCACGATGGCGGCATCGTTTCGCAGGCGAAACTGACCATCAGCAACATATCCGAAGTGCTCGACACGCTTGGCTGCGATCTTGACGACGTGGTCAAGCTTAACACGTGGTATCTCGGGCAAGGCACAGATGCCGATTGGCGGCGTGCGGCAGAAGTCCGCAGCAACGCATTTCGATTCCCCGGACCCGGCGCAACAGGCGTTCCCGTACCTCGGGCCTATCCCGACGGAGCCATGATCCGTCAGGAGTGCATTGCCTTGCGAGGCGCGGACGGACGATTGCCGCGCGCATTATCCTGGCCGCTCGGACATTGGGACTGGCCTATCCGCGTTTCGTTCCAGCAAGGCATTAAGGTCGGGCGACTGATCGTGCTCGGTGGACAATACTCGATGAACGAGAAGGGACTTGTGGTCGACGACGGAAATATGTCGCTGCAGACCGACAACACGATGGAGTTCATCCGACGTATTCTCGACGGGTTCGGCGCACGCATGCAGGATCTCGTCGAGGTCACGGGCTTCTACAAGTTCAGCGCCAGCAACGGCACTCCGCTTGCAGGGCGCAAGTTCAGTCCGCAAATGCCGCCGGTCACGGAGGTGCCGCTGGGAACCATGGGTCTCGAAGGCGTCACCCTCGAGGTGGAGGGTTTTGCGATCGCGCCGGAATAG
- a CDS encoding PDR/VanB family oxidoreductase: protein MALGTYTIAVKKEPQSRGGSSGIHERIGVGTLLSIGSPRNHFPLAPGDHPTLFIAGGIGITPITAMVTALAEEKRAWALHYCARSEHHAAFYHELAKLAPERVHAYFSDTPILDVDALVSRQSLDTHIYSCGPKPLMEAVARATSSWPPEQVHFEWFSAAQHDAGQNTTFEIELARSGVVLTVPPDRTILEVLRDNGHHINSACEQGVCGTCETVVISGEPEHRDTLLSAEERAANKTMMICVSRARTPRLRLQL, encoded by the coding sequence GTGGCGCTCGGGACCTACACGATTGCCGTAAAAAAGGAACCGCAGAGCCGCGGCGGTTCGAGCGGTATACATGAGCGCATTGGCGTTGGAACCTTGCTCAGCATTGGGAGCCCCCGCAATCATTTTCCGCTGGCACCGGGCGATCATCCCACTCTCTTCATTGCCGGCGGCATCGGAATAACGCCCATTACGGCGATGGTTACGGCCCTGGCCGAGGAGAAACGGGCGTGGGCGCTTCACTACTGCGCGCGCTCGGAGCACCATGCCGCCTTTTACCATGAGCTCGCGAAACTCGCGCCGGAGCGAGTGCATGCCTATTTCAGCGACACGCCCATTCTCGATGTCGATGCGTTGGTCAGTCGGCAATCGCTCGATACCCACATTTACAGTTGTGGACCAAAACCGCTCATGGAAGCCGTCGCGCGGGCGACGTCGTCTTGGCCGCCGGAGCAGGTTCATTTCGAATGGTTCAGCGCGGCGCAGCACGATGCCGGTCAGAACACGACGTTCGAAATCGAGCTCGCGCGAAGCGGCGTCGTGCTGACCGTGCCGCCCGATCGCACCATCCTGGAAGTCCTCCGCGACAACGGGCACCACATCAATAGCGCCTGTGAACAGGGCGTCTGCGGAACCTGCGAGACGGTCGTCATCAGCGGCGAGCCCGAGCACCGGGACACGCTCCTTTCCGCGGAGGAACGTGCTGCGAACAAGACGATGATGATCTGCGTATCACGGGCGAGAACACCGCGCCTTCGACTGCAACTGTGA
- a CDS encoding ABC transporter permease, giving the protein MTEKLSGAGNGPVRAGGNGALSGRSIPGSDSIISAAAFGLVLVIWEGAVRVLHVPDFILPAPTAIAMSLYYGLKSGLFVQHFYVTALQTILGFFLAALFGIGLGALIAQFRIVERTIYPWLIALQALPKIAIAPLIIVWAGYGIESKIVIVALVALFPILVNTIVGLKSCDQGKLDLMSSLGASGWETFRLVRLPNALPFIFAGLNVAIVLAILGSIVGEFVGSKAGLGNLILEANFQFNVAQMFAILVILGLFGVALSMAVRFVQSRLMFWNAGFSQSI; this is encoded by the coding sequence ATGACTGAAAAATTGTCAGGCGCAGGAAATGGTCCGGTTCGCGCCGGGGGAAACGGCGCGTTGAGCGGACGCAGCATTCCCGGGAGCGACTCCATCATCTCGGCAGCCGCGTTCGGGCTTGTGCTCGTAATCTGGGAAGGTGCAGTACGTGTGCTGCACGTGCCCGACTTCATCCTTCCTGCGCCGACCGCGATCGCGATGTCGCTGTACTACGGGCTGAAATCCGGGCTGTTCGTGCAGCATTTCTACGTTACGGCGCTGCAGACCATTTTGGGATTTTTCCTGGCGGCGCTCTTCGGTATCGGCCTGGGAGCGTTGATCGCACAGTTTCGCATTGTGGAGCGGACCATCTATCCCTGGCTGATCGCGCTGCAGGCTTTGCCGAAGATTGCGATCGCTCCGCTCATCATCGTCTGGGCGGGCTATGGCATCGAGTCGAAGATCGTGATCGTCGCGCTCGTGGCGCTGTTCCCGATCCTGGTCAATACCATCGTCGGTCTCAAATCATGCGATCAGGGCAAGCTTGATCTGATGAGTTCGCTTGGAGCGTCCGGTTGGGAAACATTTCGCCTCGTGCGGTTGCCCAATGCGTTGCCTTTCATATTCGCCGGGCTGAACGTCGCGATTGTGCTCGCGATCCTTGGCTCCATCGTGGGCGAGTTCGTCGGTTCGAAGGCTGGCCTTGGCAACCTCATTCTGGAAGCCAATTTCCAGTTCAATGTTGCGCAGATGTTCGCGATCCTCGTCATCCTTGGCCTGTTCGGCGTCGCCCTGAGCATGGCCGTACGCTTCGTGCAATCACGCCTGATGTTCTGGAATGCCGGCTTCTCGCAGTCGATCTGA
- a CDS encoding ABC transporter substrate-binding protein, whose translation MRRRIISLLAALAAVSATAAQANDKVIYAVTTSSITVGHAAQSSIPNGLGLWKEHGLDVEVIGLSGATAGIQQVASGQVDYATVGTDALMIARSKGIKVKAFYTYAQRPIYQVVALKGSGITTADDLKGKTIGVPDMSAGSVPFLRSILKRSNIDPDRDVKWLSVGLGAPAANALRQKAIDVWAAWDTAVAALENNGFEFVQVAPDWANEMPGNVLIAKEETITANPERAIMIARGVAEATIFGFANPEGSVRNHWKLYPSTAPQGEDSEKALKQSEHIFDARFDLMKLPPGVTKWGMNIDAKWKDLADATIEEGLLPKDFDVKSAYTNEYIDKINDFDAHKIEELAKKSAW comes from the coding sequence ATGCGACGTCGAATAATCTCGCTGCTGGCGGCCCTCGCCGCCGTGTCCGCTACGGCGGCGCAAGCCAATGACAAGGTGATTTACGCGGTCACCACCTCGAGCATCACGGTGGGACATGCTGCCCAATCGTCCATTCCCAACGGCCTGGGGCTTTGGAAGGAGCATGGCCTCGATGTCGAGGTCATCGGCTTGTCCGGCGCGACCGCAGGCATTCAGCAAGTCGCGAGCGGACAGGTCGACTACGCCACTGTCGGCACCGATGCGCTGATGATTGCGCGCTCGAAGGGAATCAAGGTGAAGGCGTTCTACACCTATGCGCAGCGGCCGATCTACCAGGTCGTCGCGCTGAAGGGCAGCGGCATCACGACAGCCGACGACCTGAAGGGCAAGACGATCGGCGTACCGGATATGAGCGCGGGATCGGTGCCGTTCCTCCGCAGCATTCTGAAGCGCAGCAACATCGATCCCGATCGGGACGTCAAATGGCTGTCGGTCGGTCTGGGCGCCCCGGCGGCCAATGCCCTCCGGCAGAAGGCCATCGATGTATGGGCAGCGTGGGATACGGCGGTTGCGGCACTGGAAAATAACGGCTTCGAGTTCGTCCAGGTCGCACCGGATTGGGCCAATGAGATGCCAGGCAATGTATTGATCGCCAAGGAAGAGACAATTACGGCGAACCCGGAGCGCGCGATCATGATCGCGCGCGGCGTCGCCGAAGCGACGATCTTCGGCTTCGCGAATCCCGAAGGATCGGTACGGAACCATTGGAAGCTATATCCGTCGACCGCGCCGCAGGGCGAGGATTCGGAAAAGGCGCTCAAGCAGTCGGAGCACATCTTCGACGCGCGTTTTGACCTGATGAAGCTGCCGCCTGGCGTGACCAAATGGGGCATGAACATCGATGCCAAATGGAAGGATCTGGCCGACGCAACCATAGAAGAGGGGCTGTTGCCGAAGGACTTCGACGTTAAATCCGCCTATACCAACGAGTACATCGACAAGATAAACGATTTCGATGCGCACAAAATCGAAGAGCTCGCGAAGAAGTCGGCTTGGTGA
- a CDS encoding aromatic ring-hydroxylating oxygenase subunit alpha, with protein sequence MYDQRQYELTRRPLRQAGPLPAWCYADKDWYEREVELIFRKEWLCVGRVEQIPNTGDYFTIELIKQPLIVVRDGDTVRAHLALCRHRGAVVAEGKGRCRSFVCPYHSWTYALNGQLVGIPGSPHPLAGVENFRNDDYGLMPIRSDVWGGFIFITFNADAPPLKSWLGDLPPFVADYNIEQMQWTHADTYEIDCNWKIWLENAFENYHVATVHRQHYDPKNPQNWQFERPNGPWEAMFSKRSVVAYSGLPEIEGLSADRKVGLYHIWLQPSLQIIITSSYMKYRQYLPEGPDKLRLQENWTFPRSTVERPDFKDIVGPEYYHKYSQIIREDLAINPMVQKAMHSGAFRPGRYSLEEYVVHRIGNYVIDKVVGPDDPHSRALREGTAPSQAAE encoded by the coding sequence ATGTACGACCAGCGGCAATATGAGTTGACGCGCCGTCCATTGCGGCAGGCTGGGCCGCTCCCGGCCTGGTGCTACGCCGACAAGGATTGGTATGAGCGGGAGGTCGAACTCATCTTCCGTAAGGAATGGCTGTGTGTCGGCCGTGTGGAGCAGATTCCCAACACGGGCGATTATTTTACGATCGAGCTGATCAAGCAGCCTCTGATCGTCGTTCGCGACGGCGATACGGTGCGCGCGCATCTTGCTCTTTGCCGTCACCGGGGCGCGGTCGTCGCCGAGGGCAAGGGGCGTTGCCGCTCCTTCGTGTGCCCGTATCATAGTTGGACCTACGCGTTGAACGGTCAGCTCGTGGGTATTCCCGGTTCGCCGCATCCGCTCGCCGGTGTCGAGAATTTCCGCAACGACGACTACGGCCTGATGCCGATCCGTTCCGACGTTTGGGGCGGCTTCATCTTCATCACCTTTAACGCCGATGCGCCGCCGTTGAAGAGCTGGCTCGGGGATCTTCCGCCCTTTGTTGCCGACTACAACATCGAGCAGATGCAATGGACGCATGCCGATACGTACGAGATCGACTGTAATTGGAAGATCTGGCTGGAGAACGCGTTCGAGAACTATCACGTCGCCACCGTGCACCGGCAGCATTATGATCCGAAGAATCCGCAGAACTGGCAGTTCGAGCGTCCGAATGGTCCCTGGGAGGCGATGTTCAGCAAGCGGAGCGTCGTGGCCTATTCGGGGCTGCCGGAAATCGAGGGGCTGAGCGCGGATCGGAAGGTAGGGTTGTATCACATCTGGCTTCAGCCGAGCCTGCAGATCATCATCACGTCATCCTACATGAAGTACCGGCAATACCTTCCGGAAGGGCCGGACAAGCTGCGGCTGCAGGAGAATTGGACGTTTCCTCGCAGCACCGTCGAGCGGCCGGACTTCAAGGACATCGTCGGTCCCGAATATTATCACAAATATTCGCAGATCATCCGCGAGGACCTCGCGATCAATCCCATGGTGCAGAAGGCGATGCACTCTGGTGCGTTCCGCCCTGGCCGGTATTCCCTCGAGGAATACGTCGTGCACCGCATCGGAAACTACGTCATCGACAAGGTCGTTGGCCCCGACGATCCGCACTCCCGCGCGTTGCGGGAGGGAACGGCGCCGAGCCAGGCGGCGGAATAG
- a CDS encoding GntR family transcriptional regulator — protein MSELNQAAYVYREIKRRIVELEYRLGERLSETRLASELGVGRSPLRSALARLKGEGWLAISPQSGTFVKALTNRDIQEVTELRTVLEMHATRIAAVRITSKELDALKMAFDTLGPRITSGRSEPFIDLDNQLHQAIYTAADNQLVHDILNNLRDKVQWIRRACSVSLDRVQDGFHEIESIFEALEKRDGEAAAERMRTHIQNAAAFCRAIDPEARATQPKNPLDVAV, from the coding sequence ATGAGTGAACTGAACCAGGCCGCCTACGTCTACCGCGAAATCAAGCGCCGTATCGTGGAGCTGGAATATCGCTTGGGCGAGCGGCTTTCGGAAACGCGCCTTGCATCCGAGCTTGGGGTTGGACGCTCCCCCTTGCGTTCGGCGTTGGCAAGGCTGAAGGGCGAGGGGTGGCTCGCGATTTCGCCGCAAAGCGGCACGTTCGTGAAGGCGCTCACGAACCGGGACATCCAGGAAGTAACGGAACTGCGCACGGTGCTCGAGATGCACGCGACGCGCATCGCGGCCGTGCGCATCACTTCGAAGGAGCTCGATGCGCTGAAAATGGCGTTCGACACGCTCGGGCCTCGCATCACCAGTGGCCGTTCGGAGCCGTTCATAGACTTGGACAACCAGCTGCATCAGGCCATCTACACGGCTGCCGACAATCAGTTGGTGCACGATATCCTGAACAATCTGCGCGACAAAGTGCAATGGATACGTCGCGCCTGCTCGGTTTCGCTCGATCGCGTGCAGGACGGCTTCCACGAGATCGAAAGCATTTTCGAGGCGCTCGAGAAGCGTGACGGCGAAGCCGCCGCGGAGCGGATGCGAACGCACATCCAGAATGCAGCCGCTTTCTGTCGGGCGATAGACCCCGAGGCGAGGGCCACGCAGCCGAAGAATCCACTGGACGTCGCGGTTTGA
- a CDS encoding SDR family NAD(P)-dependent oxidoreductase yields MTAVEMFDLTGQAAFVSGAAGGLGFAMAEVLAENGAGVMMTDIDVRKLDKSAELLAKRGLKIDTLELDVANLGAIESTIETAAKKFGRLDIVCANAGLSAGPGPLTPTGGMAQVDLKRWDELLRINLTSVFVTIRAASAQMRPRKYGRIIVTSSVAGLRGERLCGYGYVAAKAAISNLVRQSALELASDNVTINAVAPGPFLTNIGGGRLKEPEVASLFVKEVPMNRIGTPDEIQGLVLLLASKASSFMTGTVIPIDGGASAS; encoded by the coding sequence TTGACCGCTGTTGAAATGTTCGATTTGACCGGGCAGGCAGCTTTTGTGTCCGGTGCTGCCGGCGGGCTTGGATTCGCGATGGCGGAAGTGCTTGCCGAGAACGGTGCGGGCGTGATGATGACGGACATCGATGTCCGGAAACTCGATAAATCGGCGGAGCTCCTGGCGAAGCGAGGTCTAAAGATCGACACGCTTGAGCTCGATGTCGCGAATCTCGGCGCGATCGAAAGTACGATCGAGACGGCGGCAAAAAAATTCGGGCGGCTCGATATCGTATGCGCTAATGCCGGCTTGTCCGCCGGCCCGGGGCCGTTGACGCCTACTGGCGGCATGGCGCAGGTCGACCTGAAACGATGGGACGAACTGCTCCGGATCAATCTAACCAGCGTTTTTGTCACGATTCGTGCGGCTTCCGCTCAGATGCGTCCCCGCAAATATGGACGCATCATCGTGACATCGTCGGTCGCGGGCCTGCGTGGCGAGCGGCTGTGCGGCTACGGCTATGTCGCCGCGAAGGCCGCCATCAGCAATCTGGTTCGTCAATCCGCGCTGGAACTGGCGAGCGACAACGTCACGATCAACGCGGTCGCACCGGGGCCGTTCCTGACCAATATCGGCGGAGGACGACTGAAAGAACCGGAGGTGGCGTCGCTGTTTGTCAAGGAGGTGCCGATGAACCGTATCGGTACGCCCGACGAAATCCAGGGGCTGGTCCTGTTGCTGGCGTCGAAGGCATCGAGCTTCATGACCGGAACTGTCATCCCGATCGATGGCGGGGCGTCGGCGTCGTGA
- a CDS encoding SDR family NAD(P)-dependent oxidoreductase, which translates to MDDLAGKVACVTGAAQGLGASFALALASRGARVAVGDIASTDVVYKAAVAGGGEALGGYLDVTDPRSVSGFFDQVIERFGKIDILVNNAALAGALKPKLIGQIESQEWDRVLAVNTRGVFECTKYVISAMKRNGYGKIINIASGTAIKGAPGMLHYVASKGAVISMTRAMARELGDDGIRVNCIAPGLTMSDSMRDNPDWPADVMEKNIATRALKRQADPQDLIGAMFFLSSSASDFVTGQTLSVDGGSVMN; encoded by the coding sequence ATGGATGATCTTGCCGGAAAGGTCGCCTGCGTCACGGGGGCGGCGCAAGGACTGGGCGCATCGTTCGCCCTCGCGCTGGCGTCCCGTGGGGCCCGCGTTGCCGTGGGCGATATCGCATCGACCGACGTCGTCTACAAGGCGGCTGTCGCCGGCGGTGGGGAGGCGCTCGGCGGTTACCTCGACGTTACCGATCCCAGGTCGGTCTCGGGTTTTTTCGACCAGGTGATCGAGCGTTTTGGAAAGATCGACATTCTCGTCAACAATGCCGCGCTGGCCGGTGCGCTGAAACCGAAGTTGATCGGCCAGATCGAGAGCCAGGAGTGGGATCGCGTTCTCGCCGTCAACACGCGCGGGGTGTTCGAATGCACCAAATATGTGATCTCCGCGATGAAGCGAAATGGCTACGGCAAGATCATCAATATTGCGTCCGGAACGGCGATCAAAGGCGCGCCGGGAATGCTGCATTACGTGGCGTCCAAGGGGGCCGTCATCTCGATGACGCGGGCGATGGCACGTGAATTAGGGGACGACGGCATTCGGGTGAACTGCATCGCACCGGGACTCACCATGAGCGACAGCATGCGCGACAATCCGGATTGGCCTGCGGACGTGATGGAGAAAAACATTGCGACCCGTGCGCTCAAACGCCAGGCCGATCCACAGGATCTGATTGGCGCAATGTTTTTCCTGAGTTCATCGGCAAGCGATTTCGTAACGGGACAGACGCTGTCGGTTGACGGCGGCAGCGTGATGAACTGA
- a CDS encoding ornithine cyclodeaminase family protein, whose protein sequence is MNRSDVRALMPDMSKVVEIIEEGLAAHGRREVVLPPKAHIQLDDRYNGHFNILMGWAKPNDTAAVKVIGDYVDNYHSGLPSEVALLTLYDPRHGTPRAIMDATDLTTARTGAVTGAGARHLAGSNSKIVGHIGARGTAFSNIEALAGMFELEEVRINSKRAETREALCRKVHDKLGIMARAVAEPEEAVRGADIVVEATRLERPALLIRDEWLKPDCLVVTYGWIMAIDPKTVLTADKIVVDDWEQCQKGGQLFPMIQSGQLTASRIYAEIGEIVAGRKQGRRGSDGRIVFWHRGFAISDLMLGCHIFDRAIAEGRGQALTLFDEPDE, encoded by the coding sequence TTGAACCGAAGCGATGTACGGGCGCTGATGCCCGATATGTCGAAGGTCGTCGAAATCATCGAAGAGGGGCTCGCGGCTCATGGCCGTCGCGAGGTCGTGCTGCCGCCCAAAGCCCACATTCAACTGGATGACCGCTACAACGGCCATTTCAACATCCTGATGGGATGGGCGAAACCGAACGACACCGCCGCAGTGAAGGTGATCGGCGACTATGTCGATAACTACCACAGCGGCCTTCCCTCGGAGGTCGCGCTGCTTACGTTGTACGACCCCCGCCATGGGACGCCCCGTGCCATCATGGACGCGACCGATTTGACAACTGCCCGCACAGGCGCCGTCACCGGAGCCGGTGCGCGCCATCTTGCTGGATCCAATTCCAAGATCGTTGGACATATCGGTGCGCGCGGCACCGCATTCTCGAACATCGAGGCACTTGCCGGAATGTTCGAGCTTGAAGAGGTCCGCATCAATAGCAAGCGTGCCGAAACCCGGGAGGCGCTCTGCCGAAAGGTGCACGACAAGCTCGGGATCATGGCGCGCGCAGTCGCCGAGCCGGAAGAGGCGGTCCGGGGTGCCGATATCGTCGTCGAGGCGACGCGGCTCGAACGGCCGGCGTTGTTGATCCGCGACGAATGGCTGAAGCCAGACTGCCTCGTCGTTACCTACGGTTGGATCATGGCAATCGATCCGAAAACCGTGCTGACCGCCGACAAGATCGTCGTTGATGATTGGGAGCAATGCCAGAAGGGTGGCCAGTTGTTCCCCATGATCCAGAGCGGACAGCTCACGGCCTCGCGCATCTACGCGGAGATCGGCGAAATCGTCGCCGGACGGAAGCAGGGCCGTCGCGGATCTGACGGGCGGATCGTCTTCTGGCATCGAGGCTTTGCCATCAGCGATCTCATGCTTGGATGCCACATCTTCGATCGGGCGATCGCCGAGGGAAGAGGCCAGGCACTCACGCTCTTCGACGAGCCCGACGAATGA
- a CDS encoding ABC transporter ATP-binding protein yields the protein MSMTPTILEFPPTSSSAWRASTDSIAVSLQDVSKIYATASGETINALHGISLDIRAQEFVSVIGASGCGKTTLLRIIGGLETQYNGNLLLTGSKRSGPNKDIGIVFQDANLLPWRTVLQNVLLPAQVLKLDRKQAIERAFWLLDLVGLKGFEKKYPFELSGGMRQRVAIARALIHDPSVLLMDEPFGALDALTREHMNLELLKIWHSARKTVFMITHSISEAVFMSDRVIVMSPRPGRIIADVTIGLQRPRNLDLLSEAAFGDYTRRLRHLLDGDEKKPEGGAGVVLGRVQYD from the coding sequence ATGAGCATGACGCCCACCATTCTCGAATTTCCGCCGACGAGCAGCTCGGCTTGGCGCGCATCGACCGACTCCATCGCAGTCTCTCTGCAAGACGTGAGCAAGATCTATGCGACGGCAAGCGGTGAGACGATCAATGCGTTACACGGCATCAGTCTGGACATCCGCGCGCAGGAATTCGTCTCGGTCATCGGCGCATCAGGATGTGGAAAGACGACATTGCTTCGGATCATCGGCGGTCTCGAGACGCAGTACAATGGAAATTTGCTGCTGACCGGCAGCAAACGGAGCGGCCCGAACAAGGACATTGGAATCGTATTTCAGGACGCCAACCTGCTGCCTTGGCGGACGGTGCTTCAGAACGTGCTGTTGCCCGCGCAGGTCCTGAAACTTGATCGAAAGCAGGCGATCGAGCGTGCGTTCTGGCTACTCGATCTCGTCGGACTGAAGGGTTTCGAAAAGAAGTATCCGTTCGAGCTTTCAGGCGGCATGCGCCAGCGCGTCGCGATCGCACGGGCACTCATCCATGACCCGTCCGTGCTTCTGATGGATGAACCGTTCGGAGCCCTCGACGCGCTCACGCGCGAGCACATGAACCTGGAACTGCTCAAAATCTGGCATTCGGCAAGGAAAACCGTCTTCATGATCACGCATTCGATCTCGGAAGCGGTCTTCATGAGCGACCGCGTGATCGTGATGTCGCCGCGTCCTGGCCGGATCATTGCGGACGTGACGATCGGCCTGCAGCGTCCTCGCAACCTCGATCTTCTGAGCGAAGCAGCCTTCGGTGACTATACCCGCAGGCTTCGACACTTGCTCGATGGTGACGAAAAGAAACCGGAAGGTGGCGCCGGAGTCGTTCTCGGGAGGGTCCAATATGACTGA